ACACCGACCGTTCTTTTATGCGTAGTTTTCTAACACGGGCAATAGTGCTGACGTATCTCCTTGCGTCCACCATACAATCTCACCCACTACACATATTTTGTACAGGTGAAAAGTGTAGATCACGTGGCGATTTGCGTCATTGCTATCAGAATGTCAATGCGCATGTGTCAATTGTAACTGTTGGTGTGGGTATTTCATTATCCTCTTTATTTATATTCTATTCAAATAGCGGTGTTTTCATACACGGCTTAAGTATTGTGTGTGTCATACAATAGATCAAGTATTTTGAACGGTGCGATTGTTTACGACTTCTCATCAAGTGTGTTATGCTTGAATGAGATGCCGTGAGAGGTCACCGGGGTCAGCATACTCGATTAAATTGGTTCGTAGTATGACATAAAACAACCGTCGGTATCCCACAACACCTAGTGAGTACAGCACCGTCAGGTTTGTTGCATTGTGTACTCAACAACTGTACTCAAGACCGTTAGATAGGCGTTATAATTCTTCTCGTTGTAACAGCAACAGTCGCTACCACTGCAAGGTTGGTGTCAATATTTACGAAGGCGATTTATTACGATGGAGTCGTTCACCACCAGGTAATTATCGTACGTGTGTTGTTCACGACTGTTACTTGCTTTGAAGCATGATGCAAGGCTTCCTTTCCCCAAGACGAAGTGACCGTTTGCCTACCTACTCAAGGGCGATCACGCGGCAGGACAAATTTCATCTCAAAACGGTTCGATCAGAAATACGTCAATTACTAACAGAATGTGAAGATGACACTCAGAATACTGAATATAACCTGTACAATAATTTACACGAAGACACTTTGGTTAAGACATTTACCAGGATCTATACCAAAGACAGCATTAAAAGACGCTTTCCTTTATTGAATTCGGTGAAAACTTTGGGAGAATTATTGACAACTTTGGAACTACGACAACTGCGTGGAGAAGACAAGACAGCGAGAGCTGTTGTGAAGCGCTTTTACAAATTGTGTACCGACACAATTCGAGACTTACAACTCGTCTGGGATAAATTGGTAGATATATGCAAAGCATTGAATACTTACTTTGGTGGATATGTAAAGTTCAACGAAAAGGCAAACACGAAAGAGATGTTAGACAGGATAACGCTTCTTAAGACAGCATTGCCAGTCAAGTGTAAAGACATCGCTATATTTATTCGTCAacaagaagaagatgatgatgcgCCAAGTTATCCGGCGATAACACAAGGTAATACTTCGGGGAGCGATCTCTTCGGACCAATCTTAGAGTTCTATAGAATAGTATTTGAAAAAATGACAGAGGCATTTGACACCGTGGAGCGATGGTTACAGGAAGATGAAAATTACTTCGACGTGTTGAGTACCGATCGTGATGAGGCACGTAGCGAGAGGCGGGTTCTTCATCGTGACATGCTGACCAGACAGCGCGAACTTGCCAAACTAAGAATCCCAGAAGATGTTAAAAGTTTAGGAAGAAAATTAGAATTAATCAACGCAGAGATCAAACGACTTGAGGATGATAAGAATTCACTCTTAAGTCAAATATCTCACAATGAGAAAGGTTTGGAATCATGCAAGGTGAAACGAATGAAATTGAATCACGAATTAGAGTCGAACAACGCAGACGACACTTTTGATGACGATGAACTAATAGCTAGGGGTCGATTGAGTAAAGAAATTACGAAACTAGCAAGGAAAGCAACAGAATTGGagaattcagttgtatcatTTGGATTCAGACTGGAGAGAGTCAAGAAACAGTTACAGTTGAAAAAGCAGGAACGAGATGCCTTGGAATTTAAGTATAGACGACTTACAGGACTTGAACTACGGAGGAAAGAACTCCAGAAACGAATTCAAGAAATCCAATCCGAACTACGTGGCTTAGACAGAAAGGTGGACAAGTTAGATGATGTTATGGTTCGCAAGTTGTATTTAGTTCGACCTGTCGTCGATGCCGAATCCTTGCTCAGAAGTTTGGGTAGTTACGGCACTGGAGGTAAGATGACAAAAACTTGCACgaataaacaaaatatgcagTACAAATTGTaagatctcagaccactatgtaTAGAATAGTATATTAGTCTGAGGTAAGATAAATCTAGGAAACTGATTTAAATTGTCTATTAAGCTTATATTGTAAAATTAACCCAGTCTGCGATTTTTGACAACTCATATTGGGTTCAATCACTTTTCCGTTTTGTGGGTTGATAATAGGACATTCAGTTTTGTTCCATGGTCATCAATGTTTTAGCTTGCAGGTAAGATTCGCtccaaaaattcaaaatgtcagttaggatagcggaatagtgtagcgatagccgttgtcaagtctacatgtaggctaAGGTGAAACGCAGTAAAAGAACAGCCCAACGTTAACTTTAATGCCCAGTATTTAGTTATTTACTCTAGATAAGGCGTCAACATGAACCCCAGGGATTCAAGGTGGAATATTCCTTACATAGAATCTAAGCATATCGATGCCAATGCTAAAGCTAGTATTTTACtagcaaatgtatgtatgtatgtatgtatgtatgtatgtatgtatgtatgtatgtatgtatgtatgcgtgttacatgtatgtatatgaacacatcTTCATATTGCGCATTACGACTGTTATTTAATATACAGTTATTTGTAAATCTGGTTTCCCGCCTAGACCACTGACTGCCAGTATGGTGTGTAAAACTACGTTTTGTACTGTCGTAGTGCAATAGTATAAGGTTTCAGATCGTCGAGCATACCAGTCAGGCGTAAACACTCTGTAACATGAGTTGTGccatattgtaatttgtttgtttgtttttcaaatttgaaactttAAACACTTATTGTCAACGTCTCTTTTCAAACATAACAACAATACAGTATATGCATACCGAGCGTATGATGACGTAGAGAAGTCTTGTTTTCTTGATGTAGAACATTACACCAAACTTCAGTTTATGATATTTACGTAGGGGACCCAACCTATAGTCACTTTTTATTCGATCATTTAGCGTCGAGTAGAGTCATGTAGTGCCAGTGTGTACAAAATGAGAGGTCGCCACATGATGGACGATTTTCAGAAACCTCTGTCATGGagtggaaaaaaaaacatttctatgGTGTCAATAACGTGAGACATGTTGGAGGTCGACGAGTAAACGGGATGTTTTTACAAAGAGGCCATCCATGGTCGTCTTGTGCTGCCATTTCGGTCGAGGACGTTATCAACCGTGGCAATTGTACTGTTCCTGAGAAAACGTTGTTAACGCCCATCCGTAATTGAACAGTCTTTCACATGTAAAACTCAGCAGTCGTTAGCAGACAATAACCGAAAACCGTGTCGTCGTTTGAAGAATGACAAATTGTAATATACGGACTGTCAACCCCATCGTTGACAATTTCCGAAATCAATACcttaatatatttcataaatttagaATCGTATAACACTTGTTACTTTGATCGTGTTGCCATAGAGACAGTTGTGATTTTTGTTTCCGTCCTTCCTTACCAACGCTGATGTTGGTGTTTATTTCGATCCAACGTGGTTGTTAGGTATCTAAGTCCAATAATTAGTCAGTTTATAGAGAGCTTGACACAGACTACAATACAGGGTATTATTACACTCAGCGCGGAAAGCCGCTACCTCAAGTGGAAAATGCATCGACGTGTAGTTGCCATTGTTGACAATGGAAGGCAATATAATCGCCATTTAGTGGTGATTTCAAGCAGACGCGAGAACACAAACGTATATCACTTAGCTTTACGATGTCTTTAGACGtattatataaaaaattatgtgaAGTACACCATAGAATATAACGTCTTTGTAAACAGATGATAACCAGCAGTCAACTAGTAGTTCCCTAATGACCCAAGTCTACTCATGGTCAGAGTATATGAACTAAATACATCACATGACGTTTGAATGCcatgaaaacaacaacatgatcTTATAGTTTTGTTCAATAGAAAAAACACACATCTATGGTATTCACACCTAACTGAGTTCAAACAATTGATTGCGActacataaatatattattttctctCAACGAAGCTAACACCCACACACCCATACTTAGACACAGACAATACTATACATTTCAGGATCGTATGATTGATGACAGCGACATCCCTTTTGCAGTTGTGAATCAAATCCTGTACTGTACAAAATAAAGACAGGTTGCCTTCCATACAACACGGACAATAGAATTAATAAGGTCGCCAGTGGCCTTAGCTTGGACAGGAACATTGACCTTTAGTTGTGGCCTATATAATGTAGAGAGATGTACGTTATCTTCAGTATGTAAATTTACgtgatattaattattatcacacgaatgaaatataatgaatatttaaaatatcGATTAGTTCAAATTATGTTTCTAAGAGTAACACtatttatatcatttatatttaGTTGTATACCAAAGAGAGAACGTTCCAaatttaatacatgttttaaaaaaaactttcgACAGGACGACAGAAGTAAATATTTCTGACCGGcttgttttcataaaaaaaactcTCACCCTGCCACATCTCGTCTCATCTTCGTACGGCACCTGTTGATTCTTCCTTTACGGGCTAGGATTATTGTCTTAAAGTTTCTTGTTATCCACATTTCATGGACTCCCACGTATTTGTTGTTTTACTTCGAGTCCCTGTATATCTATCTGTAAGTGTTCAAGTCAACGACCTACAACGCCTATCATTTTCAGACCACAGACACTTGTGGCCCGATATATGTTtcagaatataataaaatatcgataatattgtaCGTGGTGTGTAGACTTACACGATCCTAGAAACCCGttttattttacccctttcatatattataggccaaatatgtcaatattattttatcttattattatatttacattttactaCATTCTGAAACATATATATCGGGTCACAAGTGTCTGTGCTTCAGACTCTGATTCGTTATGACTATAATCCAAGCTCACATTCATATTAACATCCAAGCTTCGACACTTTCCTTTCATTTCAGTTTCAGTGCAGTCACTCTCCCCGGGAAACGAATTCAAATCTCCAAGTCCATATCCAAGTCCAAGTCCTGGTGGTTTTCGTGACCTTTCACCGATACTTCCAGCTATTGGCAACACGATGTCATTGATGTCTCAGAAATCACACGGTGAGTGTATTGGTGTGATTTCCACCATCTGAACTGAAAGTAACCTTAGTCAgtcgtagtgtagtgtaatacAGATATCCTCCTGGCACAATTAGTctataatagtatataatatatacatacattggtacatacatacatacatacatacatacatacatacatacatacatacatacatacatacatacaccaacTCCGTCAGTAATGTACATACTGCAGAGATCTGCAGATATACAGGCGAGTTAGTATAGTTTATAAATCTATCAAATTGTACGTAGGCTTACTTCTCACACGTGTTAGTAAATTAATCCTCATGATTTCAACACATGTACATCGTCCACTGAGCTTGAATAGATCGTTCAGCCTTTAGCCTAAAGTTTGTTATTCTATGAATAGACTATCCCTTAAAGCAGTCTTTTCTGATGACATTAAGTATTCTACAGGTTCAATACTACTTTACAGATTATTGATAATCCCCCTCATATTTTAGTTTCTGTTTCTCTTTCAAAGTCAGTATTTCACCATTTCTACGtgtattttttgtacatgtacattatttgaCTTTCTTCTACAGCTTTGGAATCGACATTCCAGTATTTGAAAGAATCACTTCCCATCGGCAGAGAATGGCCAAATATCTTCCGTAGACTGCCTTGGCCGAGAGACATCAATAACACACAAATTGAGGCCGAGATCCACGAAATTCGTAAGGGTGTACGCAGTTTGAAGGAGCAGGCCTATAGAGGGTTTAAGAAATGGGAAAGTCTTGCAGGAGATATGGTGACGAAGGAGAATTTAGTCGATGCATTGACGCAATGTAAACTGTACAGAATTGCTGAGGTCGTGACGAGAAAAACATATTATGCCTAAACGGTCCCACAATGATCAACGTTGACTAGACCTAAATGTTCACCAATGTGAAGATTTCACTTACAGAGACAGTTGGCAATATAAAGTGACAGTCATTTGAACTTAAGGTTAATTTCCTGTTTTGGGCTCTACAAGTAACTCCATAACCGATTATCATGAACTGTCAATGTTTTGACCTTTCTTTGATATGCATTACGTCATTTACATTGAAGTCTTCCTGAGATTAAAATTAGTCTAGAATTTCATCTGTAATTGATTCTTAGACCGGTGCCAGTATTGGTCATAGTATGAATGATGCTAGGACGATGCTAAGGCATCTTGATATTATATTCTAACCTAGAAAAGAAACAACCCACCGCCGCCATTATTGAAATAATACTCCACTAACAAAGTCAGCTGGATAAAATATCTATGTTTTTACATTCAAATCAGAGTTATAACCGAGACGAAACACTTTTGagcatttttaaagaaaaaacaacaacttggCATATCGTTCAAGATGTTAAACTGTGAGAGATTTAGGGTGTAACGACCACAGCGAAACGTCATCCTACCAAAGTGTAACAGGAAGGATCACAACATAACGACGAATTCGTTCAGTGTGGTTGATTATAATGCTCTGGTAAGTGTCCCCAGAACTATATACAACTTTCACAATAATTGTATCGACTTCAAATACAGTACGTGTCAGTATAAAGAAATCCCGATCAATCTAACCTCAGGGAACACATGTCTAGAAGGGGCTCGAATTGGAATACTATATTCATGCCAAGAAAATTAAtaattcatttacaaatgtaatatttttattcacTCACATTTTGTAACTAACTAGTTATAATCAGGATATATATTAATTAACGGCAACAGAGTGGTTCCTTCCAAGTCTGGCTTGGTAATAGACACCGTGACGTCGGTTTACGAATATCCCGATAGCCACtctttgttgtcatgacaacgaaTAAAACTACATTTATCAAAAAAACTCAACGGTGTATACAGTGTAGTACTAATACTACTGGTATAGTATTCGAAATAACTCCCACACAAATAcgctcagaaaaaaaatgtgaaattagcGGTCAAAACGTCCAAATGAACCACGAGAACTGAAGACTTTCCTTATTTTATATAAGGTTGAGATTCCACCCAGAAGTAAATTCTAGATGGCAGTGGTGCACACACAGTTCGTATGTAAACTGGTTTTAACCGGTATTTACCTTTTCCCCCAAGTCCAACATCCTACATTAACGTGAAGACCTTTGAGGGCGTTCTGTTAGAAGGAAGTTTAGTGTTCTGTCCTGTATTTTCTCGATTCATTCTCAGAATTTCGTCAACAATAGAGTCAAGTTCACAGTTTCGTAGGGCAGTAAGTAACTTTTGTTCGGATGCTCGAGGGTAAGAATTCCTCCAAAGTAATAGGCCTTGATACGCTTGCTCCCTTGCGTCGCTAGGATGTTTGGTTGCTATGATACCGAATTCTAGTTCAAGTCGTCCATCATCAAAATGAGCTGGCCACGGTAGACTACGTAATACCGATTTCCAATTTTTGGCGATTCCTTTCTGTATGATGACGAACATCTGACGTAAACGATTGCCTATCattaacaaaatgacaaaaacgtGAATTAATCCATGAACACTAAATAAATCAACATTTTAATGACATAATTATCACAAATAGTAAATGTTACGAAATGGAAATGTGACATATAAATCGTCTAACTCGATGTAGTGAGCTGCTGATAATCGATTTTCTGTCAGAAGGTCGTTTTATCGTAATTTAGGTAGTCAACAGTTTCACTTACCGTCATCTGTCAAACCAATGTTTCTTGTTGCCCCAGAAACAGACTCCCTATCTGCTGGGTTTTCCTTAACCATTTTCCGGTATGGTCTGTTCAAGTAGCGATAGATTTTCTCTTCTAATCGTACTGCATCAGTCGCAGCTGATCTGGTTTTGACGACAAGGTCGACATTCTTTCCTGAATCTTTTCCTTCCTTGGCTTCTGTTCTTGTGTTATCGGGTGGTTTCTTGGTGCTAGCTTCCACTTTTGCGTTATCCTGTGGTTTCCTGATGCTAGCTTCCACTTTTGCGTTATCCTGTGGTTTCTTTGTTCCCGCTTCTACTTTCGCGTTGTTATcgggttgtttgtttgtgactGTTGTGTTCTTTGCTTTTCCTCTCTTCGTTGGATTTTCTTTCTCCTTGTCACGTTTTTCTTTGAACTTTTCCAGGGCCTTCATCTTTTCTTCTCTCTGATGCAAAGCTAGGTCAACTTGAACCCCTGTGTCAACACAGGTACGGCTGGGTATGCATTCCCCCTTGAGTACAGCTGTgaacattgaaaaacaaaagtattcACTAACTGCGAATGGAATTGTAACTGCGTATACCCAGGCGTGCGATTAGacaggagacagacagacatacatacagacagacagacagacagacagacagacagacaggcaggcagacagacagacatacagacagacagacaggcagacagacagacagacagacaggcagacacacagacagacagacagacagacagacagacag
This region of Glandiceps talaboti chromosome 4, keGlaTala1.1, whole genome shotgun sequence genomic DNA includes:
- the LOC144434257 gene encoding uncharacterized protein LOC144434257, with product MVRYLLILSCPVGGCVKQDKILAWQCLHDGHAIYIDEHGYLSCERYSHVAQIQNWKFDCGERQEPHKQQKHRATDFVNFSRAIIQGQPYLAKEAGTLWMKRLILSLEFQFGMSTPESPRRSKSPGRLRARAAVRKVQSPRKGFAGQHLFYVTCPLSICQGRNRLYHWECMEDQSPLYIDEDGWLTCETYNHRARLSEWTFDCGDRRGSHGYRKFVECDFEGIKESLAQGIPHFDCPEEWIWPVIDNIAEQFGLSFVEEKFDARFRRQSEVENLLAAVLKGECIPSRTCVDTGVQVDLALHQREEKMKALEKFKEKRDKEKENPTKRGKAKNTTVTNKQPDNNAKVEAGTKKPQDNAKVEASIRKPQDNAKVEASTKKPPDNTRTEAKEGKDSGKNVDLVVKTRSAATDAVRLEEKIYRYLNRPYRKMVKENPADRESVSGATRNIGLTDDGNRLRQMFVIIQKGIAKNWKSVLRSLPWPAHFDDGRLELEFGIIATKHPSDAREQAYQGLLLWRNSYPRASEQKLLTALRNCELDSIVDEILRMNRENTGQNTKLPSNRTPSKVFTLM
- the LOC144433551 gene encoding uncharacterized protein LOC144433551, which codes for MMQGFLSPRRSDRLPTYSRAITRQDKFHLKTVRSEIRQLLTECEDDTQNTEYNLYNNLHEDTLVKTFTRIYTKDSIKRRFPLLNSVKTLGELLTTLELRQLRGEDKTARAVVKRFYKLCTDTIRDLQLVWDKLVDICKALNTYFGGYVKFNEKANTKEMLDRITLLKTALPVKCKDIAIFIRQQEEDDDAPSYPAITQGNTSGSDLFGPILEFYRIVFEKMTEAFDTVERWLQEDENYFDVLSTDRDEARSERRVLHRDMLTRQRELAKLRIPEDVKSLGRKLELINAEIKRLEDDKNSLLSQISHNEKGLESCKVKRMKLNHELESNNADDTFDDDELIARGRLSKEITKLARKATELENSVVSFGFRLERVKKQLQLKKQERDALEFKYRRLTGLELRRKELQKRIQEIQSELRGLDRKVDKLDDVMVRKLYLVRPVVDAESLLRSLGSYGTGVSVQSLSPGNEFKSPSPYPSPSPGGFRDLSPILPAIGNTMSLMSQKSHALESTFQYLKESLPIGREWPNIFRRLPWPRDINNTQIEAEIHEIRKGVRSLKEQAYRGFKKWESLAGDMVTKENLVDALTQCKLYRIAEVVTRKTYYA